The window CACTGAACAGTGCTGTTTCTTGGCCACAAGAAAATTTGGCATTGCAATTACCTACACTTGCATGGCTAAGCCTTTCTTTAGGATGTGCCTTTTTTTTCAAAGCTTGCTTCTTTTTTTACTCTTGTTAACCTGCACATGGAGCATCTACCAACTCCAGAAGACTCTTTTCTCATTTAAGAGAAGTTTTTTCTTTTGCAGCAATAAATCTAGAAGAAGGAGAAATACATCCAAAATAGAAAGACAGTTAAGGAGAAAGGGTGCAGATGTAAACCTTTAGTGAACTGTATTGAACCGCCATTCCTTTTGCTAAGAGAAGGGTCTTGGTAATAAGGAGTCTCTTAAGACACACTGGGCAACCAGTGCCTAGCCATTGTCTAAACAAAAGCTGTTTGATTAGTCATTCAAGGACAAATGATTTTAAATCTAAGTCTTCTTACAAAGCCTCTACTCTGTCTTATCAATTGCTTCTGCTGTCATGGCACAGCAGAGGCAGTGGAATCTGCCCGGGAACCTATTATCTCTAGCAGAGGTTTATAACTTTGACCTGAGTTGGAGTGCAAAGCCTGCGAGCGTATTTATGACTCACTGCTGGTATTTCCGCATCTTGCCTCTACTATTTTAAAGATGACTGTCTAATAAATCAGATGTGTCActtttctatttctgttttttgaCTGTCCAGCCAATTGACCGTTACTTTgccatattaatctacaaagcagaCTTTTTTTTCTCCAATACATTAGTTGACTTAGTTGACTTTATTCCTGCCTAAAGCACTTAAATGCAAACATCACAACTTCCTGTATCTCCCCATTTCTTCTATGCAgttgtttttatgcatttttaatatgatatgtaatctgcaaatattttaaattacacTTTCTAATAAATAGATTTAAATAGATAATAAATTAAATGTCTTGAATGCAGATGATCTTATAGCTGGATGAATGCCATGTCctgtatattactgtatgtaataaagAAGGGTGAAAAGTGTGGAGAATAAAACTGTCGAGTTCTGTCAGTAAAACAAGcttttacctgtgtgtgtgtgtgtgtgtgtgtgtgtgtgtgtgtgtgtgtgtgtttgtgtattactGATGTCAAAGGAATGCAGTAAatttaaataacacttttttcACAGAAAAAATTTGCATTGTGAATCGTGCTGCTTGCCATCATCAGCTGGAGTCACAATTAGCCTTTTTAACGCAAGGAGGAGGGGTCAAGTTCCGGGCGAGGTGATGGGTAAACCTATTTCTGGTTTGGAGCAGCGCTACACCAGTCTTTAAAGAAAAGCAAGGAACCACACAAGTTCGCTAAACCATTTAAATTTCCCCAAATATATttactagttattattatatgagGCTCGGTTGAGTTTTATATACTCCACCAACACATGCCGTCACAGATGTTTCCTAGTGCCACAcatgcatgggcgtggtagtgggaggaaaagtggacctgactacccagggcccaagtagggaaAGGGGCCCGTGAAAAtcctgattaataataataaataactaatataactaataataaataagattttttttgcatgaatAAGCACCccataatacacaaaaataattaaGCCGTTGTTGTCTGTCTAACAAAAGTTACATCTGGAAGTTGTTTTACACATTGTAACTAAATTTCTAAATGAATGAACCAATACAAAGGCTACACACTGAATAAATTCCTTTATCCTTCTCCATATATAAATTGCACCAATTATCCACTTCAGTTTTATTGCACAATGTGTTCCTgtcacaatttttttctttttggggaAAGTCCTTGCCTGCCCTCTGCTGCTGTATACTGTAACTACATCATTCACAAAATAATGACACGAGTGAAAAAGGGGCAATCATAAAGTTTATTTTAGAATGTATGTAACATTAACTGTGTCCTGGTGAGTGCAAATATTTAATTCAGTAAGCCAGACTTTTTTTGGAACATGGGTGGCTgattctgtttatattcagtatggcaattcatttttaaacattttattttttaaaaactgaagtataaatatgtttaaacaatgattatatataatgattaaaataagtaaaatttagatgcacaaataaaataatctaaacGCACGCATGGatcagaaaaataaatacaggacGAAATATAGAAGCTTAAAATTAcgttttgttttgtcttgtacATTTTGGTTTCTTTTAAAACTTTAGCAATTATAAATAGGTTTATATGTATaaattttttttgtcagtttataCAGTCTGAACTACAGTCAGAGTGAATGATGCACTGAGAGATGGGCATGTAAATGAGTGGTTAACATGACGTAGCctttttttggtccagtgtgtcaaatatatgtaaattatagaagaatatatcaaaaactgtgatgatattgttcagaaagtgctgttttaaaTGAACTTACAGAGAATTCATGagaattaatgtttaattttttcacagttttcagtCAAACTGGAAAAAGCTCATATGGCGTGACTGTTtcaatcacatttcacaaagttaaaataataactttaaataaaaacaagcaaattaatttattttctcatAAGTCAATCATATGTTAATAACAAAGATGTCTACTTGTAAATCTGCTTGGCTAAAAGTTTGGGCATAATATTTTGAAGCCaccattaactaaaacattttgtctcaaaatgtatgttttatgGTGTGACTCCATACTCCTTTTTTTAAATGGGCCATTGCGTCGAGAACTTTGAGGGGTGGGTGTTATTCTTCGGAGAAAGAACATCTCAGAAAGCCACTGAAAGTTACAGGGTGTGTTATCGCTCTTTATTCTTTCAGAAAAATCAAGTATATCTAGCACTCCTGCGCCAGTCCTATTTTGCACTGTCATATGGTTTGACACATTGTTACACAAAAATGCCCACATGAAATTACTTTTCAGTCAATATTACCTTTAAAtctatattgtcatattgtagaTAACATGGTTCTATGATGTTAGTATAAAGTCACATTGCTTAAAGTCATGCTAAGTACTTGAAACATCATACGGTGTGACAAAACGTCTTGGTGTGACagggttttttattttgtttcactatatgatatgaactgcatttaaatacataaataatgctcttagagagtcaagaggcttttattgtcattacaactgAGTACAGGAACACAGTAGATATAACATATGTTATAGCTAATATCTAGGTTTCTTAAATATTTCATtcgtttaatacattttatagtatattatttacaaatacaatatttaaagagcaacactcactcattcatgcagATTCCCTCACTTACTCCTGAACGCAAAAGGAAAAGTTCAATCTGACCCAGTTGCAGTTCACTGTAGCACACCTGAACATCCAGCTTCAGCACAAAACCAGAAGAGGCATGTATTATAAACACAtgcttcttctgtttgtttctttaagtAGAAGCCAAACGTGTCACGATGTTTAGCGGCACATTGTTATTAACAATACATCCACAGCTTTCTGATCGATGATTGTTTTGCtcattcttattttaaaaagaaatgatgcactaaatataaaaaagttgaatgatttaataaagatTATTAGAATTACTGTAACTAATTTTCAACAgatgtaagctagctctccgctaaccttaattctcttcCCAGTAACTTGCAATTAGtgttagtatgtgctttcccactggcattaaactttaatacctacagcaaatttacagtaaatttaagagaGTTTAAGACCATAACTAGAAAAGTGCAAttcctgaaggaaacgcaggatggttaTGCAGCTAAAACGGCTCCCACTGTTCACTATGGtcggtgtctgtggtggttgctatgatgttgctaagtagttgcttggtggttgctaaggcgttgctaaggtatccatggtggttgctatggtgttgcttagcagttgcaaggtggtttctaaggagttgctaaggtgttgctatggtgtttgtggtggttgctttgatgtcactaagcagttgctaaggcgttgctatggtatccatggtggttggtATGATGTTGGTAAGCAGTtgctatgtgttttttttttataattattattgtatgtattatttattttcatttacacttttgtgcaatgacagggAGTCCAGattgtttaatgcacaaaaaaactgtgaaaaacacgagaaataatgAAAAGGTGTaagtcagcgcatgcgcagtgcctttaggaagcacgtatctaTGGggagcataactcgacagaacaccggctgaTAACGCCAGCTACAATAGACAGCGTATATACATGTTTATGGGCTTTACAGGCAGCCGCAGGAGCCGAGAGACAGCTTGATGACGTCAGAGCTTACTCCCCATTGGCTACTGTccccctgccacacacacaccgtgtcgctgtttctgttcattctaaaatataaacatataatataaatctcTCTTCAACTAAATGAATGCACATTATAATGATACAGTGATAATCTTTGTTATTCGTCATTTTATTACTGTAAAGCACAAAAAATCCTTTTGTATTTCATTTCCTTAACCCTTTCTCTCTAAATTCTCTCAAACTGTTGCTTTGTTGTTATAAAAGAGGAAAATGCAAACCTaaattgatatatatttatattaataaatactaccattaaaatattaagaagaCCAGGTAGGgttaaaaaatgaatattgttgtttgttgtttgtttgtttgttaaaataaaattctctcatataaataataaaacattacatcACTAATTTCCTCCTAATAGTAACCTAGCTGTTATTTTAGCTCAGATCTATGCAGTTGAATGCTGTAATATCAGCGCAATTTCTACTTTTATTCCTTTTATAAGAGCCACACCGCGAGATCTGCTGTAGCTGGAGACTGTCCGATTTGACTCCACTCCACCTCCACCCCCCAACAGCGCccggctgctctcgctgactaGCAAGGTGAGGCGCTGCTGTATCTCCAACACGCCTGGTGTGTGCTGCTAGGCGAAAGAGTAGTGCGCATGCGCAGACGTACGTAGCTACGTCGCTACATGATACGTAGCACGTGACAACCATAGACATCACGTCGGCGATAGGCGTTCCACCTATGACGTCATCACCAGCCTAGTCTATATAAACGTACGCAGCGTTTACAGTCATACAACACAGCAACATGGACAGATTGTTTAGTTGGGACAGTACTGCGGCGGCGGGAAACGCTGTGATCAGTGAGTGCATGCTCCAAGAAGCGGTTAAGGAGGAAGGCGAGGCTCTCAAGTATTCTGAAGTAACTCGGCTGCGTCTGGAATTCAAAAATATTTTCAAGATAGAGCACTTATGGGAGTTCACCTCTCTAGTAAAGCTTCAGATGACTAATAACTGCATAGAGAAGATTGAGGGATTAGAGATTCTAACAAACCTGGAGTGCCTTGATTTGTCTTACAACAAAATCAAAGTGATTGAGGGACTAGATACACTTGTGAAGCTTAAACAGCTGAATTTATCCATGAACAACATTTCTGTCATAGAAAATATGGATACACTGGAACATTTACAACACCTCTCTCTTGCTCATACCAGAATCTCCCAGCTTGATAATACTGTGGAGTACCTCAGAAGATTTAAGAACCTGCGCTCGCTTCGCCTGGCCGGGAATCCCATATCCAGAAAGACAAACTACACGCTCTATATAGTTGCGCACCTCCCAGACTTGCTGTACCTGGACTTTATGATTGTGGACAAGCAAACTCGAGAGAGAGCTTTAGACGAGATTACTGTGACAGGATCACTGGGTGAATTAGAGGAGGATACAGAAATTAAGGCTCAGACAATTGCTAAGCAGGAGCTTCAGCTGCATAGGGATGCATTTGTGGAGGACTTGAATGGGCCACATCCATTTGGCAGTATGACtgttgatgatggtgatgaagtgCCTGAAACAATGGAGTCATATGAACTCAAAATGAGCGAATTATGCATGCAGCTCTTTAATGAAGGTTTAACCCAGCATGCTCAGAGAAACAATGAGGTGGACTCTTTCTTCACCTGCTATAGAGAAGCTGTGTCTGACAATCAGCAGAAATCAAATCAGATAGTCACTGACTTTGAGGAGTTTAGGAGGCAGGCGGAGGCAGAGATGCAGGAGTTAACTGACTCAGAGCTGGTGAAGATCCAAAGAGATATTGTACGTGATAACATGTACCAAGTAAAAAGGAAACTCATGATGCTGGAGATGCAGCTTTCGGATAATCTAGAGGACATCAGCAACGAATTTGAAAGGAAAATCTCAGATCTGGTTGAGGGCTTCATTGAATATGCGCAAGAGATATTTGACCAGTGCAGAAAGTTGGCCATGCACGGGGAAAAGAACAACCACCTACTGAAGATAGAGGAAAGGAAAAATGAGCTCATCAACCGTATCAATAGCTGGAAGACTGCACTGATTGAGAAAATTGAGgatgagcagctgaagcggaagTACAAGTTCATCTCAGAGATCGGTCACTATATTTAGTTAATATTGAGCAAAACCAAATGAAATAGATTATCGATGGCTGTTAATAGCTGTTAAAATACAATTAGAATCAGCTAAggaacagccaaaaaaaaaataaaaaaaaaatagaacaggcAAAATAACAAGAGCAGAGACCTGGGGGGGATTagttagtggggaatgttttagctaacattagctaggtaagttaatgttaactattttattttaatggggaatgttttagctaacattagctaagtaagataatgctaattactttatttaagaatatttaaGGTGTAAATATGTGAAATAGGTGTGTAAAACACATGTCATTGTATGAAATATGTATGATTGTGTGAAGTACGTCTAAGTGTATAAAAAAGGTGTATATATGTGaaatagaagtgtgtgtgtgtctgtgtgcagggGCGGATCTAGAAAAATATTTATGGGGTGGCAGTAGTGGGGCAGGAATTTGAGTGGTGGCAACATATGGCAGACGTATATATAAGGCAAATATATAGGGGAACGGGATGCCATTTACAAACTCGTGCAGACAAACTTCTCATGCAATCTGTGTCGTGCAGTTGAGGTTTCatgtttatattaatttttttatttatattaatattaaaattgaaCACAGGGTGCAcgaattctgcaaaatgactgttagTGACCTAAAAATAGTGAGCTTTTATAAGGACGTGGACCAGACATATTTCATCAGTAAATCCATTCCTTCATATGCAGTatgcaaaacaatacatcaaCACTGGATTTAATGTAGCAATTTAACACTCAGAAAATTCACTTGTTTCTAAAttgttctttttcattttatgaCACTCTGAAacaaattattgaaataaatattaagaAATATTAGTCCTAAGAggtctacacaattaataatatttaattaatgcctctttcttttgatcagtccagtcctgatcaattcagttaattacagtcctctccacatttcttcaaccatctcttctaccccctctaaataataaattacaacaCAATATTGAGATTTAAGCAAATTCTAACAAACTCTAACCCTGaacaattaaagtaaattaatttcGCAACATTCACAACTCAcctatacaaaatatttacttTTGCCACATTCTCTGTCTCTTAATACTTTTCACAAACTTGCTTAAACAAGTTGCTGTGTAGTTGCTCAAAACATATACAATTattgtgaaaaaaattaagaataaaacatTTGGATTTGCCTTGAATCCAtctatttactcaggacatgtggtcttactgtgaactacaaatgaacataagtcaatattaacactgttctgcatatgctagagcttcctctgctttaaagacacTTAATAAGGTAaatggtggtatgatgtgtctaatacactgctgaataTTCATAATAATTGATTTCTGATATGTAGGGGGCtaaggtaaactcaataaaggtttgttaattagctgatcagttggatcctgTGGAAAACACACGTTTAGGGCAGTAattagggttaagaaactgctttacactaacaacataaagtactgtaccaaattctggcttctagctaacagGTTAGCTAAATGGATTTTCATTCATTGTAGCTTACAGTAAATCATGCAATTctaaattaatgaacacaatttgaaaatgaaatagttattggccgATCAGGGGAATCAGGACAAGCTAAACATTATATACATAGTTTCTTCTCAAACATTGATGACTTATTTATCTAATTCTAAAGCCAATTTAACTATCACAAGGTACAGTTTATTAGTcagagtgtgtttttttgtttgttttgattcgTGTCTTTTTAACCATCTGATCAGCTCCAGAAACAATCTCACATTTTACATGGTTATTTACTTTTCTTCTACAGATGAGAGACCAGTCCTCAGTATCTTTAGGCAGCTTATGTAGCCTTAAATCAACAGTGGGTTCAGGATACATCCAAGGTGGAACTATAGCTATAGGCACTGAAGCACATACAGTCACATCCCTGAAACCCAAATCCGTAACTTCTCCAGTACTACAACACCCAAAACTCTTAGGCGGACCAAGTATCAGAGCAATCATGTACAATGAATACTACAGAATGATTTCCCATTTGACCCTGAATGTTCATTCAGTATACGGCCGAAGTTTGCTGGTGCCAAAAATAGTCCCTGGCTGATAGAGATCTGAATTATGAGAtagtttaagagtcgtaatgagaaaaatgctaactttaagctaacgctacagcggagtgaactgacctccccgACTCTTAAACtatctcataattcagaggatccagtgatattcaGAAGGTAAATGAAGAATAAAACGTACcgaggtctgaacagatttatttaccacagaatgtgacagaggcgggtttttgaaaaccctattcatttttctAATAGGGAAAAAatgcttagacacggaagccgttcAAGGACTACAAAATGACGCACGACTGGCGTTTCAGCGTGgctgccattttggagtcggcagCCATGCGGCcctcagtgcattaatttacactgaggaaggaatCCACAACTCTACCGTTTAACCCGTTTtacacacgttttttttttttttttttacaaatagcagagatgtagtaatgattcaggacgcttttacacattacaaatatgtactttcatgctgaaatactttatattatgctttttattaaagacagacatatggtatggcatggcATACTAAgtgtaaataataaattaattaatttaaaatttatatgtgcgtgtatatatatatatatatatatatatatatatatatatatatatatatatatatatatatatatatatatatattcttgaatGTAATCTACaattctgtgcattatttgaggtctgaaaactgcatatacataatacaaagtatttcagcatgaaagcacgtgtTTCCGCATTCACTGCACCCAGCTCTCAAAAatgtcaaagtgtgtgtgtgtgagagagagtgtgtaaaatTGGTGTGAGTGTAAAATATATGATTGTATAATAGATGAAAATATGTGAAATAGgtgtaaatatgtatttaataggTGTGGTTGTGTCTTAAAGTCTGTAGTTATATCCAGTCTGTGGTACAGATAGATTAGTGCAGGACCCAGGCTGTAGGGGTCAGTGCGCTCCTCGTGCAGGAGAAAGACCCGAGTAAGCGGAAGTTCGTCAGCTGATTCGCAACCTGGAGTGTGGCGAGCTTTCGGTTTTTGCATCCCGTggagagaaagaacagagaaaatGTGAgtaaatacttatttatttaaataaagcgAACTAATATTTACTGGTCTTCCCATTGTGTGTAAATCAGTGGTTAAAATGTATCAGAGAGAACAGGTTTAGTGAGCTGCTGAGCTTTTTCTACGCGCCAGTTTTGGAGctttagctaacaggctaatggaGCTGCTGCTGTGGGTTTGATTCAAAGCGAAGAagttcttatattatattataatataaaatgcagTGCGGAAATCGTAGTTCCGTGTAGATTTAGCCGAACTACTAACTTTTTGTGTTCCATCTGAAATGGTGCTGTTAGCTAGTTTTATGCTGGACCTGAACTTTAGAGCTGCACCCAACATATTGCTTCATTGTTTATGGAGAAAAAACTATATTCAAATATAGTTCAAATATACAGTGGATTAAACTAAGCCATTATATAATGTAAAGCTCTGGAAActaataaaagaccatttcagtttATGAATAAGTATcactgatttggctatttataggtatatgtttgagtaaaatgaacattgttgttttaactacggacaacatttctgccaaattccgaatataaatattgtcatttagagcatttatttgcagaaaaagagatgACTGAAATGCAGGTAttttagacctcaaattatgcaataaaaacaagttaatgtGCATAAGGTTTtaggggttcagaaatcaatatttggtggaataaccctgttttttcttatcgtagttttcatgcatcttggcatgttcctttccaccagtcttgcacactgcttttggataacgttcgattaattgttttaatgtgaataaaataattgTCAGTCTCAGATTTGTATTAATAGTTATTAGTAGTTGTATTAATCAGCAGTATTCTGTGACCTAACTTAAATCATGGAACAAATAATGATTAACGCTAACTACATTGTTTTTAATTATGGCACTTATTGGCAAGGGGACAAAAATAATGGTGTAGTGTGATATACACCTGGCACACTAGATTTTTTTtagtgtattataatatctcaggatagtTTTGATGCGTTTTAATGTAGACTGTTGTAATTGAGTTTAGCTCCATGTTCTACCTtcaacagcttgaaaagaggaaacgtgcagtgtgtgtgagagagagcgagacagggagagaaaaagagagagagagagagaaagcataaataaaagaataaaaagtaatctaccttctgaactcaacaggaCGCGTTGCTGTTATATCACTgaataaaactgctaatgtgtGACCAGGTTCTCTGTTTTGTCACGTGTTTCATTTAcgtttgaaaaaataaaataatgcgttagtttccagattaactgcatgcTAAGATGAACTTTTAAACCAAGAGTtacataaggtcacccaaaagcattATCAAAACTGTTTTCAGAGCAtgctaaaatgttatttaaaatcaGGGATATTGATATCTGAACATACTGAaattttagtattgttgtttctaaattaactTAAACTTTTCCCTTGtcagtagttcatagaataaaacaacagtgttaattttattcaaacatgtaacaaaaatagtaaaatcagatgaAACTGATCCTTTTGAGtgttcttttatttaattgtggTAAGGCAAAAGTTGTTTAGTTCGCTACAATaagaatattgtttttttccctccATAAACAATGTGGCAGTTTTATTGTGTGCCACTGCCACTCTAAAGATCAAGTCTATCATAAAACTAGCTAACAGTATTTAGCTGTTACCATTTCAGGAGAACAGAAAAGTTATAAGAATATCACTTGGGCTTTTGAGACAATTTTTCTTACATATCTCACAATGCCAGCTAAGTTTTAGTGTAACAGTCTGATAAAGTAATTAAAcgaataaattaaaattaaaactaaatatgcACTCCATGTTGTCCCATTTTTTAAGAAACTAGTTTTGAGAAATGTTGGGTAGGTTTAACAT of the Astyanax mexicanus isolate ESR-SI-001 chromosome 10, AstMex3_surface, whole genome shotgun sequence genome contains:
- the LOC103038351 gene encoding dynein regulatory complex subunit 3, which translates into the protein MDRLFSWDSTAAAGNAVISECMLQEAVKEEGEALKYSEVTRLRLEFKNIFKIEHLWEFTSLVKLQMTNNCIEKIEGLEILTNLECLDLSYNKIKVIEGLDTLVKLKQLNLSMNNISVIENMDTLEHLQHLSLAHTRISQLDNTVEYLRRFKNLRSLRLAGNPISRKTNYTLYIVAHLPDLLYLDFMIVDKQTRERALDEITVTGSLGELEEDTEIKAQTIAKQELQLHRDAFVEDLNGPHPFGSMTVDDGDEVPETMESYELKMSELCMQLFNEGLTQHAQRNNEVDSFFTCYREAVSDNQQKSNQIVTDFEEFRRQAEAEMQELTDSELVKIQRDIVRDNMYQVKRKLMMLEMQLSDNLEDISNEFERKISDLVEGFIEYAQEIFDQCRKLAMHGEKNNHLLKIEERKNELINRINSWKTALIEKIEDEQLKRKYKFISEIGHYI